One Stigmatopora argus isolate UIUO_Sarg chromosome 12, RoL_Sarg_1.0, whole genome shotgun sequence genomic window carries:
- the xirp1 gene encoding xin actin-binding repeat-containing protein 1 isoform X2 produces METFGLRRTQSLKSLSWVQEKSWDIPAPTKWNRKSVWQLVHHYQSCGDLRSLENGTHKLQISDTFLEERKGPHNVDNMGFGASLRSVKLSRSRSMDILPQRETTSIGTLCALFESKAKHLNSSCRLSVSASSVKRDGDNYPLNQKSHDMNAQRLTHSDVRRTTNGPTKSYKKVSGCLYEDKDTVSASLTKRNILPTQARNRALTCSSVREKSALYLLRAASIGSIEASTQPGVIGTSGKRIKSSKLKMSERSSKVTVSDTCHDEELPPPPPPPMLAKALDYEESSTLNNPPVPPPKETFSTYYQQRQKSELKRLFKHIHPDIRHLGYAVDDDIINAVQTDDTEPADVAYLGEVQSMKWIFENWNLDTIGDLHATKKMLDKEDLTGGNVRSTSSMFEHSDSKQPFPQALTKRQISVRGDVRTSAWLFETQPLDALNKKEELVEAMLKEPIQPGDVSKTRLLFETKRQSDVGRCNSIEDSTFLKLMSELQEQKGDVQKTVKLFQAERSCAFRDKSGNIHTIKSICREEINSGNTNSVRWLFETQPLDLINKGSDEVKIIQGISLEEEIRGGVDRKRWMFETQSFDTIQEAVEVDNFKDTLVDCTKEADVISKKRLFEMQPLTTLGGNNEKILEKDKIIGMDVKTSLWLFETQRMETLKDNYEVGCLKKITLSADEQGAIKDLKKIFESSSPENPSLGKQPVIERGNVMAFKQLFETIPLSQIAHCDDENNTSGNQRSEDTPLYALKDSSGNFHKLTNVSREEFIKGKVQNYKWMFETKPLHELTEGKAHVEIIKGITREEDTMGDVKLAKWLFETQTTNGIHCKFNQMKSSPSVEAETCKGDVKTCKWLFETQPMDVLYEKSDKASEKETIDNNSVRSITWLFESQPLDSIKNGEEYNLNLSTTPQDAAKSKIADQTVKHLFETEVLDSTRNDETEQDLRCISKVNFQSGDVSRVKELFETQSLDEIGSEMVTSAEHSDDQIQRGSVHKFTWLFENCPMNTLNKDDVENIEEINEAVNGDVKNKKFIFETSSLDKIQEQPLEQRSVDVELLKSDVNVKTSTMMFESLPLYAIRDKEGQFHEVTTVKKDEVLSGDVRGARWMFETKPLEAIKAENEVYVIRAVTQEDVEKGDVKSARWKFETQPLDSLTIREEPSVKLTEDVRSSNVQLNKQLFESESNNKLVRMVSVTDIQRGDVRTSTWLFENQAIDSLKGEPQEQGPVKTVHREDTQKGDVKRCTWLFESQPLDKIKEPVQTSLHGSEETIPKADMKCTTWLFETTPLDKINDTMLLLSKLNLLTSSGIVIEEKERQNVTMAKFSVEGPNEVQIQKQEVVEGNLRNIILQLLFKPSGPKVTLLREVEKGKVNTTAVQLPVYQSSSTTSIDRDQILQNIVHMIDELLCQDKNFKKGILMQETTSGEADISIYSLISHCEAGTQSPVIQRCDVKSAIGNLLATASSPKPGTSYKIHENEKGNVNLYTNCIENGDLTFLKSLHTEATEDNVEHDTLGKEQNEIVQGNVREAKRSLCQQKEMVERTIVDVLRGDVKNTKKVFSSECSIIAENSIPRDDIIPGDVSTAKQQLATIQTAVVQKEDIVAGDIKASMQSLERAKKQSLSIERESITPGNIYDMDLSCKCPEPEGSQVQKEAIVFGDVKAAKKSLQLANQQVMHVERGVLAPGKLYNLDVSAQEGNSSVVVQSSSPCRNQQMKTCPK; encoded by the exons ATGGAGACTTTTGGCCTGAGGAGAACACAGTCCCTGAAAAGCCTCTCCTGGGTTCAGGAGAAGTCATGGGACATACCAGCTCCAACAAAGTGGAACAGAAAGTCCGTGTGGCAGCTAGTGCATCA TTACCAAAGCTGTGGTGACCTAAGGAGTCTGGAAAATGGAACTCATAAATTACAG ATCTCAGATACATTTTTAGAAGAAAGGAAAGGACCACATAATGTGGACAACATGGGCTTTGGGGCATCTTTAAGGAGCGTGAAATTATCAAGGAGTCGCTCCATGGACATTCTTCCTCAGAGGGAGACTACATCTATCGGAACTCTCTGTGCATTGTTCGAGTCCAAGGCCAAGCATTTGAACTCCAGCTGCAGATTATCGGTGTCAGCAAGCAGTGTCAAGAGAGATGGAGACAACTACCCGCTGAATCAGAAAAGTCACGACATGAACGCTCAG agGCTGACCCATTCAGACGTAAGAAGAACCACAAATGGCCCCACAAAATCTTACAAAAAAGTTTCCGGATGCTTATACG AAGACAAAGATACTGTATCTGCATCCCTGACCAAGAGGAACATCCTTCCAACACAAGCCAGGAATAGGGCATTAACTTGCTCCTCTGTTAGAGAGAAGTCAGCTCTCTATCTGCTAAGAGCAGCATCCATTGGGTCCATTGAAGCTTCAACACAGCCA GGAGTGATTGGTACATCAGGGAAAAGGATTAAAAGCAGCAAG ttaaAGATGTCTGAGAGATCCAGTAAAGTCACAGTTTCTGATACGTGTCATGATGAAGAACTTCCTCCTCCACCCCCTCCTCCTATGCTGGCAAAGGCCCTAGACTATGAAGAGTCCTCAACATTAAACAACCCCCCTGTACCGCCGCCTAAAGAAACATTTTCCACATACTACCAGCAAAGGCAGAAGAGTGAACTGAAAAGACTCTTTAAGCACATCCACCCAGACATTAGACATCTTGGTTATGCTGTGGATGATGACATAATCAATGCAGTGCAGACAGATGACACTGAGCCAGCAGATGTAGCTTATCTGGGAGAAGTACAGTCAATGAAGTGGATCTTTGAAAACTGGAATCTGGATACCATCGGGGATCTACATGCAACCAAGAAGATGTTGGATAAGGAGGACCTAACAGGTGGAAATGTTAGAAGCACTTCCTCCATGTTTGAGCACTCTGATAGCAAACAGCCATTTCCACAGGCCTTAACTAAAAGACAGATCTCAGTCAGAGGGGATGTAAGAACATCTGCCTGGCTGTTTGAAACCCAACCCTTAGATGCCCTGAACAAAAAGGAAGAACTGGTTGAAGCAATGTTGAAAGAGCCTATCCAGCCAGGAGATGTAAGTAAGACACGCCTACTGTTTGAGACCAAACGACAAAGTGATGTTGGACGTTGTAACTCCATCGAGGACAGTACCTTCTTGAAACTCATGTCTGAGCTCCAGGAACAAAAAGGGGACGTCCAAAAGACTGTAAAGCTCTTTCAGGCAGAACGTAGCTGTGCTTTTCGAGACAAAAGTGGTAACATCCATACAATTAAATCCATCTGCAGAGAGGAAATAAACAGTGGCAACACAAACAGTGTCCGTTGGTTATTTGAAACCCAGCCTTTGGACCTAATTAACAAGGGAAGTGACGAGGTGAAAATTATTCAGGGCATATCATTAGAGGAGGAAATCAGAGGTGGGGTGGACAGAAAGAGGTGGATGTTTGAAACCCAGTCTTTTGACACCATACAAGAGGCTGTAGAAGTGGACAATTTCAAGGATACACTGGTTGACTGCACAAAAGAGGCTGATGTCATCAGCAAGAAGAGGCTGTTTGAGATGCAACCACTGACAACACTGGGAGGAAATAATGAAAAGATTTTGGAAAAGGACAAAATAATTGGAATGGATGTCAAGACATCTTTGTGGCTCTTTGAAACTCAACGCATGGAGACTCTTAAGGATAACTATGAAGtagggtgtttaaaaaaaattactctTTCAGCTGATGAGCAAGGAGCAATAAAAGAcctaaagaaaatatttgagaGCTCTAGCCCTGAAAATCCCTCCTTGGGAAAACAACCAGTGATTGAAAGGGGCAATGTTATGGCTTTCAAGCAACTGTTTGAAACAATTCCTCTCAGTCAAATTGCTCATTGTGATGATGAGAATAATACATCAGGAAATCAGAGGTCTGAGGACACACCATTGTATGCTTTAAAAGACAGCTCGGGAAATTTCCACAAGTTGACAAACGTCAGCCGTGAGGAATTCATTAAGGGGAAGGTCCAAAACTACAAATGGATGTTTGAGACCAAGCCTTTACATGAACTTACAGAAGGAAAGGCACATGTTGAGATAATCAAAGGCATCACTAGAGAGGAAGACACAATGGGTGATGTGAAGTTGGCAAAATGGCTTTTTGAAACCCAGACAACAAATGGCATCCATTGCAAGTTCAACCAGATGAAGTCAAGCCCTTCTGTTGAGGCTGAAACATGTAAAGGTGATGTCAAGACATGCAAATGGTTGTTTGAGACCCAACCAATGGatgttttgtatgaaaaatcaGATAAAGCGAGTGAAAAAGagaccattgacaacaatagtgTTAGGTCAATTACGTGGCTTTTTGAATCACAACCATTAGACAGCATAAAAAATGGGGAGGAATACAATTTAAATCTCTCCACTACCCCGCAAGATGCTGCAAAATCCAAGATAGCAGACCAAACAGTCAAACATCTTTTTGAGACAGAGGTTCTGGATAGTACAAGGAATGATGAGACCGAACAAGATTTGAGATGTATCAGCAAAGTGAACTTTCAGTCAGGAGACGTCTCAAGGGTCAAAGAACTTTTTGAAACCCAGTCCCTTGATGAAATAGGATCAGAAATGGTGACAAGTGCTGAACACAGCGATGATCAAATCCAGAGAGGGTCTGTCCACAAATTCACATGGTTGTTTGAAAACTGCCCAATGAATACACTCAACAAAGACGATGTTGAAAACATTGAGGAAATTAATGAAGCTGTGAATGGggatgtaaaaaacaaaaagtttatATTTGAAACCTCATCACTGGACAAAATTCAGGAGCAACCTCTTGAACAGAGGTCAGTTGATGTCGAATTGCTGAAGAGTGATGTTAATGTGAAGACTAGCACAATGATGTTTGAATCCTTGCCCTTGTATGCCATACGGGATAAAGAGGGACAATTTCATGAGGTGACAACTGTGAAAAAGGATGAAGTCTTAAGTGGTGATGTGAGAGGAGCCAGGTGGATGTTTGAGACTAAGCCTCTTGAGGCCATCAAGGCAGAAAATGAAGTTTATGTGATCCGGGCTGTGACACAAGAGGATGTTGAAAAGGGAGATGTAAAATCAGCCAGATGGAAGTTTGAGACACAACCACTGGACTCCCTAACCATCAGAGAGGAACCTTCTGTTAAGCTCACTGAAGACGTTCGGAGCAGCAACGTGCAGTTAAATAAACAACTATTTGAATCTGAATCAAACAACAAGCTTGTAAGAATGGTCAGTGTCACTGACATTCAGCGTGGAGATGTTAGGACCTCCACTTGGCTTTTTGAGAATCAGGCAATTGACAGTCTCAAAGGAGAACCTCAAGAACAAGGTCCAGTCAAAACAGTCCACAGAGAGGACACCCAGAAAGGAGATGTGAAACGTTGCACTTGGCTCTTTGAATCACAGCCACTGGACAAAATTAAGGAGCCAGTACAAACATCTTTACATGGTTCAGAGGAAACCATCCCAAAGGCTGACATGAAGTGCACAACCTGGCTCTTTGAGACAACTCCGTTGGACAAGATAAATGACACTATGTTGCTCTTAAGTAAATTAAACTTACTAACCTCAAGTGGCATTGTAattgaagaaaaagaaagacaaaatgttACCATGGCAAAATTCAGTGTAGAGGGCCCTAATGAAGTCCAAATTCAGAAACAAGAGGTTGTTGAGGGCAACCTGCGAAACATAATTTTACAGCTCTTGTTCAAACCAAGCGGCCCAAAAGTTACTCTTCTTAGAGAAGTGGAAAAAGGAAAAGTGAATACCACCGCAGTCCAACTACCAGTCTATCAGTCATCTTCAACTACTAGCATTGATCGAGACCAAATACTACAAAACATTGTTCATATGATTGATGAGCTACTTTGCCAAGATAAGAATTTCAAGAAAGGAATCCTTATGCAAGAAACTACCAGTGGAGAAGCAGATATATCTATCTATTCACTAATTTCCCATTGCGAAGCTGGCACTCAAAGTCCTGTTATTCAAAGATGTGACGTGAAGTCTGCCATTGGAAATCTGTTAGCTACTGCAAGCAGTCCAAAACCAGGGACCTCATATAAAATCCACGAAAATGAAAAGGGGAACGTAAACTTGTACACAAATTGCATTGAGAATGGAGATCTGACTTTTCTGAAAAGCCTTCATACTGAGGCAACAGAAGATAATGTCGAGCACGACACTCTAGGTAAGGAACAAAATGAAATTGTACAGGGGAATGTGAGGGAGGCAAAAAGAAGTCTGTGCCAGCAAAAGGAAATGGTGGAGCGAACCATTGTGGATGTTCTGCGGGGAGATGTGAAGAACACCAAAAAGGTATTTTCATCAGAGTGCTCAATCATTGCTGAAAATAGCATTCCGCGGGATGATATCATTCCTGGAGATGTTTCAACAGCAAAGCAGCAGCTTGCAACGATTCAAACAGCAGTGGTACAAAAAGAGGACATTGTGGCTGGAGATATAAAGGCATCAATGCAATCCTTGGAACGTGCAAAGAAACAGAGTTTGAGCATAGAACGAGAAAGCATTACACCTGGAAATATTTATGATATGGACTTGTCGTGTAAGTGTCCCGAACCAGAAGGAAGTCAAGTACAAAAAGAGGCAATCGTATTTGGAGATGTGAAGGCAGCTAAAAAGTCTCTACAACTGGCCAACCAACAAGTAATGCATGTAGAGCGAGGCGTCCTTGCACCTGGAAAACTATACAACCTGGATGTCTCTGCGCAAGAAGGAAACTCGTCAGTAGTTGTGCAGTCATCTTCACCCTGCAGAAATCAACAGATGAAGACATGTCCAAAG TAA